From a region of the Synechococcus sp. PCC 7502 genome:
- a CDS encoding urease accessory protein UreD, with product MGSSSWQGNLRLNYGYHDGITQVIKNISQAPLRVQKSFYPEQKDICHTAILHTAGGIVGGDRLDVMINLGEKSQSLITTATASKIYGAKTDPNIKQKSINAQQTIHSHLQSDSYLEWLPQETIVFDGAIYHQKHHIELEQNALWLGWEIVRFGRSARGERFLSGSWRSHTEVWRAGIPLWIDRQWLQGGEAMINSLHGLDRCSVVGTLALVGKTVNQDLLQNIHILSSSYSGQLAVTGLVEGLICRYRGHSTSEVRTWFIAVWELLRLFYIHRPTCIPRIWLV from the coding sequence ATGGGATCAAGCTCTTGGCAGGGAAACCTGCGGCTCAACTACGGCTACCACGATGGCATAACCCAGGTTATTAAAAATATTAGTCAGGCTCCTTTGCGAGTGCAGAAGTCTTTTTATCCCGAACAGAAAGATATTTGCCATACGGCGATCTTGCATACAGCAGGTGGGATTGTGGGTGGCGATCGCCTAGATGTAATGATTAATTTAGGGGAAAAATCTCAATCGCTAATTACTACTGCCACCGCCAGCAAAATTTATGGAGCCAAAACCGATCCAAATATAAAACAAAAATCGATAAACGCCCAGCAAACTATACATAGCCATTTACAGTCGGATAGTTATTTAGAGTGGCTACCGCAGGAAACCATCGTTTTTGATGGCGCAATTTATCATCAGAAACATCATATCGAGCTTGAACAAAATGCCCTATGGTTGGGATGGGAAATTGTGAGATTTGGGCGTAGTGCCAGAGGTGAAAGATTTTTATCAGGTAGTTGGCGATCGCACACAGAAGTATGGCGAGCAGGAATTCCCCTTTGGATTGATCGACAGTGGTTACAGGGTGGCGAAGCCATGATTAATAGTCTTCACGGGTTAGATCGATGTTCGGTGGTTGGCACCTTGGCTTTAGTGGGAAAAACAGTAAATCAGGACTTGCTCCAAAATATTCATATCCTCAGTTCCAGCTATAGTGGACAATTGGCAGTCACAGGACTGGTTGAAGGTTTAATCTGTCGGTATCGAGGGCATTCAACCTCAGAAGTCAGAACTTGGTTTATAGCGGTTTGGGAACTTTTACGTTTATTCTATATACATCGACCTACTTGTATCCCGAGAATTTGGTTAGTCTAA
- the ureA gene encoding urease subunit gamma: MQLSPQEKDKLLIFTAALVAERRQARGIKLNYPESVALITAAILEGARDGRTVAELMSYGTTILTRDDVMEGIAEMIHEVQVEATFPDGTKLVTVHNPIQ, translated from the coding sequence ATGCAGCTATCCCCCCAAGAGAAAGATAAACTCCTGATTTTTACCGCCGCTTTAGTTGCTGAACGTCGCCAAGCAAGGGGTATAAAACTCAACTATCCTGAGTCTGTAGCATTGATCACTGCCGCTATTTTGGAAGGTGCAAGAGATGGTAGAACTGTGGCTGAATTAATGAGTTACGGTACCACGATTTTAACTAGAGACGATGTGATGGAGGGAATTGCAGAGATGATCCATGAGGTGCAGGTGGAAGCAACTTTTCCCGATGGGACAAAACTAGTAACTGTACATAACCCCATTCAGTGA
- a CDS encoding glycoside hydrolase family 10 protein — protein MRYLFTILMPLAIASLSIDSLAIQAQTNARAETKLSRNVQIDPDAARTESNIPVSNLTINTLEVIGMRQDLQELIGRIENSINTATASRTYQESALQKQAIANAKQFLENFNQMVQSGNSQAVRRQWQMVRQELLREYPTNTLSNLPEVRAIWVDRGTIVAAGSERKLAVIFDRMEAAGVNTVFLETINAGYPIYPSAIAPQQNPLVKGWDPLASAVKLAHERQMELHAWVWVFGVGNQRHNLLVNKPASYPGPVLERNPSWANLERNGRVFAPEGKTFLDPANPAVQNYLLSLYKEIITRYDVDGLQLDYIRYPRQEVGRDLGFGIAGRKEFEALTGIDPISISPNNPSLWWLWTSFKVQQIDNFVAKVSKELKQIKPRTIISAAVFPWKSLDRLNKIQQNWEAWASRGEVDLMVPMTYAPDTSAFLQQGVQPALAGISQAPALLLPGVLIKNLGNTELLDKLQALRDLPAGGYSLFAAEHLRPGFTDVLRYLQTSQGENIIPYREPFRAALSRYAALKEEWTLLVQSDRLWISKDDLIDWQKQVQVLDRALIELNLRPSRDRLNQAQTALENMSTNLGKWMNLENLERRYRVTTWSNRLDAIGAILRFGDRTAFSQGLPTAIKVVPDSAKTSPKSNVEVGTLVNQNK, from the coding sequence ATGCGATATTTATTTACTATTCTTATGCCTTTGGCGATCGCCAGCCTTAGCATTGATTCTTTAGCGATACAGGCACAGACTAATGCAAGAGCAGAAACTAAGTTAAGTCGCAATGTGCAGATAGACCCCGATGCCGCTAGAACAGAGTCGAATATTCCCGTATCTAACTTAACTATTAATACCCTTGAGGTAATTGGGATGCGTCAAGATTTACAGGAACTAATCGGTAGAATTGAAAACTCTATTAATACAGCTACAGCAAGCCGCACCTATCAAGAATCCGCTCTTCAGAAGCAAGCGATCGCCAATGCCAAGCAGTTTTTGGAAAATTTTAATCAAATGGTGCAAAGTGGTAATTCTCAAGCAGTCAGAAGACAATGGCAAATGGTACGTCAAGAACTTTTGCGAGAATATCCCACTAATACGTTGTCAAACCTACCTGAGGTTAGAGCAATTTGGGTAGATCGAGGCACTATTGTTGCCGCAGGCTCTGAACGTAAACTGGCAGTAATATTTGATCGCATGGAAGCGGCGGGCGTAAACACGGTTTTCTTAGAAACTATAAATGCGGGCTATCCTATCTATCCCAGTGCGATCGCTCCCCAACAAAATCCTTTGGTTAAGGGTTGGGATCCCCTGGCTTCGGCGGTGAAGTTGGCACATGAGCGCCAAATGGAGCTTCATGCTTGGGTCTGGGTATTTGGGGTAGGTAATCAACGGCACAATCTGCTAGTGAATAAACCCGCTAGTTATCCAGGTCCAGTATTAGAACGTAATCCTAGTTGGGCAAACCTAGAACGTAACGGCAGAGTATTTGCGCCTGAAGGTAAAACTTTTCTCGATCCCGCTAATCCCGCTGTCCAGAATTATTTGCTTTCTCTGTATAAAGAAATAATTACCCGTTACGATGTGGACGGCTTACAACTAGACTATATTCGTTACCCTCGTCAAGAGGTAGGTAGAGATCTTGGATTTGGGATTGCAGGCAGAAAAGAGTTTGAAGCTTTGACTGGGATTGATCCGATCTCTATTTCCCCCAATAACCCTTCTCTATGGTGGCTGTGGACTAGCTTTAAAGTGCAGCAGATTGATAATTTTGTTGCCAAGGTTTCTAAAGAACTTAAGCAAATTAAGCCTCGTACTATTATTTCCGCCGCCGTATTTCCTTGGAAGTCACTGGATCGGCTCAACAAAATTCAGCAAAATTGGGAGGCTTGGGCTAGTCGTGGTGAGGTGGACTTAATGGTACCAATGACCTATGCTCCAGATACAAGTGCCTTTCTACAACAAGGGGTGCAACCTGCCCTAGCTGGGATATCCCAAGCTCCAGCCTTACTCTTGCCCGGTGTTTTAATTAAAAATTTAGGTAATACAGAACTACTAGATAAGCTTCAGGCATTACGGGATTTACCTGCGGGAGGTTATTCTCTATTTGCGGCAGAGCATTTACGCCCTGGTTTTACAGACGTTTTACGATATTTGCAAACCAGTCAAGGTGAAAATATAATTCCCTATCGAGAGCCATTTCGGGCTGCCCTAAGTCGATATGCTGCCCTGAAGGAGGAGTGGACTCTTTTGGTGCAGAGCGATCGCCTCTGGATTAGTAAAGATGACTTGATCGACTGGCAAAAACAAGTACAGGTTTTGGATCGAGCCTTAATTGAACTCAACCTTCGTCCCAGTCGAGATCGCCTTAATCAAGCCCAAACAGCCCTTGAAAATATGTCCACAAATTTAGGGAAGTGGATGAATTTAGAAAACTTAGAGAGGCGTTATCGGGTCACAACATGGTCAAATCGCCTAGATGCGATCGGGGCAATATTACGGTTTGGCGATCGTACAGCTTTTTCTCAAGGATTACCAACAGCAATCAAGGTAGTACCAGATTCAGCCAAAACTTCACCTAAAAGTAATGTTGAGGTAGGAACGTTAGTAAATCAGAATAAATAA
- a CDS encoding IS630 family transposase, with amino-acid sequence MIAWFGINIIGLNGKVRFFCQDETRIGLKTISGRKITARGVKPKGKVQWQFKATYLYGIVEPSTGESFFYEFTHLNSECFQVFLNLVSAYFQGDIIVMQVDQAGAHRAKRLKIPKNIILLFQPAHAPETNPIERVWQHFKLGLRWKLPKDLDQLRALMRERLEVMTQEVIASIVGWDYILEALSVARI; translated from the coding sequence ATGATTGCCTGGTTCGGCATTAATATAATCGGACTAAATGGCAAAGTGAGATTCTTTTGTCAAGATGAAACACGAATTGGGTTAAAGACAATTAGTGGAAGGAAGATCACAGCAAGAGGAGTCAAACCCAAAGGTAAAGTTCAGTGGCAGTTTAAGGCAACTTACCTCTATGGAATTGTAGAACCATCAACAGGGGAAAGCTTTTTCTATGAATTTACTCACCTTAATAGTGAATGCTTCCAAGTATTTCTGAACTTAGTAAGCGCATATTTTCAAGGTGACATCATCGTTATGCAAGTGGATCAAGCAGGAGCACACAGAGCAAAACGGTTAAAGATTCCTAAAAATATTATTTTGCTATTTCAGCCTGCCCATGCACCTGAGACTAATCCCATTGAAAGAGTGTGGCAGCATTTCAAATTAGGGTTGAGGTGGAAACTGCCAAAAGATCTTGACCAGTTGCGTGCATTAATGCGGGAAAGGTTAGAAGTTATGACTCAAGAGGTAATTGCTTCGATTGTTGGGTGGGATTATATTTTAGAGGCTTTATCTGTAGCTCGTATTTAA
- a CDS encoding winged helix-turn-helix domain-containing protein, translated as MIKKLEEAEGFESYGQICQWLENQLGIKSNYKTVHHLVRYRLKARPKVTRPVSAGKSEEQVEAYKKTLPVL; from the coding sequence TTGATAAAAAAGCTGGAAGAAGCAGAAGGCTTTGAAAGTTATGGGCAGATCTGCCAATGGTTAGAGAACCAATTAGGAATCAAATCAAACTATAAAACTGTGCATCATCTAGTCCGATATCGGCTGAAAGCCAGACCGAAAGTGACACGTCCAGTCAGTGCAGGAAAGTCAGAAGAGCAAGTAGAAGCATATAAAAAAACCTTGCCAGTATTATAA
- a CDS encoding helix-turn-helix domain-containing protein encodes MAGVYKLEIKESEEELKHMLRVQKTASDKERIQMLYLLKTKQASTIQIASTILGRHRVTLQDWLGNYRKGGIVGLNLEQGENRVFHNGRRKH; translated from the coding sequence ATGGCAGGAGTATACAAATTAGAGATCAAAGAAAGTGAAGAAGAGCTAAAACATATGCTGAGAGTGCAAAAGACCGCATCAGATAAAGAAAGAATTCAGATGCTGTATCTGTTAAAAACAAAACAAGCAAGCACAATCCAGATAGCATCGACAATACTGGGACGGCATCGAGTTACATTGCAAGATTGGTTAGGGAATTATCGCAAAGGGGGAATAGTAGGACTAAACCTAGAACAGGGCGAAAACAGAGTATTCCACAATGGGCGCAGAAAGCATTGA
- a CDS encoding IS1 family transposase: MSFPQLLGSNLGYVLAPHQDHALVSLINLLAPFGITRFFTDTWGGYERILDPTTHVISKVYTQKIERKHLTLRTRIKRLARKTICFSKSILMHDIVIGLFINRYEFPILL, encoded by the coding sequence ATTTCTTTCCCTCAGCTATTAGGTAGCAACTTGGGTTATGTATTAGCACCTCACCAAGATCATGCTTTGGTTTCGTTGATCAATCTATTGGCTCCTTTCGGTATCACTCGATTCTTCACAGATACTTGGGGTGGCTATGAACGCATCCTCGACCCGACTACTCATGTAATTAGCAAAGTATATACTCAGAAAATTGAGCGTAAACATTTAACTTTGAGAACTCGAATTAAACGATTGGCGAGAAAGACTATTTGTTTCTCTAAGTCGATTCTGATGCACGATATTGTAATCGGTCTATTTATTAATCGGTATGAGTTTCCTATTCTTCTCTAA
- a CDS encoding IS982 family transposase yields MNDEIIAIYCLCDDILRAMNHRGDRQQEMSDGEVMTTAIVATMYFCRNYERARKYLSELQYIPKMLSRSRFNRRLYRVEQMLLILFEALGQTWKQLNTEWVYSIDSFPIPVCANIRIPRSKIYDGKQEYRGYQASKRRYFYGIKIHLMVTESGEPVEFFLTNGSFADVKGLRVFPFDLPEGSVVYADRAYNDYEVEDLLLEAENIQLSAMRKSSSTRPLAGYVQFLQHHKRKVIETTGSLISQLLPKSIHAVTAKGFELKAMLFVLALSVNLWVAT; encoded by the coding sequence ATGAATGATGAAATTATAGCGATTTATTGCTTATGCGATGACATTCTAAGAGCAATGAATCATCGTGGTGATCGACAACAAGAAATGAGTGATGGCGAAGTAATGACCACCGCTATAGTTGCCACTATGTATTTTTGTAGAAATTACGAGAGGGCAAGAAAATATTTATCAGAACTACAATACATCCCCAAAATGCTTAGCCGAAGTCGCTTCAACCGCAGACTATATCGAGTTGAGCAAATGCTGTTGATATTGTTTGAAGCGTTGGGGCAAACATGGAAACAACTAAACACGGAATGGGTTTACAGCATTGATAGTTTTCCCATACCTGTCTGTGCCAATATCCGCATTCCAAGGTCAAAAATCTATGATGGCAAACAAGAGTATCGAGGCTATCAAGCCAGCAAGAGAAGATACTTTTATGGTATTAAAATTCATCTGATGGTGACGGAGTCAGGAGAGCCTGTGGAATTTTTTCTAACTAATGGTTCATTTGCTGATGTTAAGGGCTTGAGAGTATTTCCATTTGATTTACCTGAAGGCTCTGTGGTCTATGCAGATAGAGCTTACAACGATTATGAGGTTGAGGATTTGTTGCTTGAAGCCGAAAATATCCAGCTCTCAGCTATGCGAAAAAGCAGCTCAACTCGACCTCTTGCTGGTTATGTTCAGTTTCTTCAACACCATAAGCGCAAAGTTATTGAAACCACTGGCAGTTTAATATCCCAACTTTTACCTAAATCTATTCATGCTGTCACGGCTAAGGGATTTGAGCTTAAAGCTATGCTCTTTGTCCTTGCTCTTAGCGTTAATCTATGGGTAGCAACTTAG
- the modA gene encoding molybdate ABC transporter substrate-binding protein, protein MFKLIIGTFFGIILSLTLQIGLATQITEAQTSTNLLVAAAASLQPALQKIDMINPVKVTYNFGSSGSLQQQIEQGAPVDVFISAGIKQMNALEAKDLLSFKANLLTNQLVLITPKSSPIKLTNFKQLVNENIKRIAIGETRSVPAGQYAKEALESLGIFEQLQPKFVLGNNVRFVLAAVESGEVDAGIVYATDAKGSDKVVISAIADQKLHSPIIYPIGIIKSSKNPQVAKEYVKLLQSPKAQSIFQAYGFRVLTK, encoded by the coding sequence ATGTTTAAATTAATCATAGGAACTTTCTTTGGCATAATTCTTAGCCTAACTCTCCAAATTGGCTTGGCAACTCAAATTACGGAAGCGCAAACTTCAACTAACCTATTAGTTGCGGCGGCGGCGAGTTTACAACCTGCATTACAGAAAATCGATATGATCAATCCAGTAAAAGTAACCTATAACTTTGGTAGCTCTGGATCACTACAACAGCAAATTGAGCAGGGTGCGCCCGTAGATGTATTTATTTCGGCGGGGATAAAGCAAATGAATGCCCTAGAAGCAAAGGATTTATTATCATTTAAGGCAAATTTATTAACAAATCAACTAGTTTTAATTACCCCTAAAAGTAGTCCGATTAAACTTACTAATTTCAAGCAATTGGTAAATGAAAACATTAAAAGAATTGCCATAGGTGAAACCAGAAGTGTTCCTGCGGGGCAGTATGCCAAGGAAGCTTTAGAAAGCCTAGGAATTTTTGAGCAATTACAACCGAAATTTGTCCTAGGGAATAATGTTAGGTTTGTACTGGCGGCAGTGGAATCAGGTGAAGTAGATGCAGGCATTGTCTATGCCACCGATGCTAAGGGTTCGGATAAAGTTGTGATTTCGGCGATCGCTGATCAAAAGTTACATTCACCAATTATTTACCCCATTGGCATTATTAAATCTAGTAAAAATCCGCAGGTAGCTAAAGAATATGTGAAACTTTTGCAAAGTCCTAAAGCTCAATCTATATTTCAAGCCTACGGATTTAGAGTTCTAACTAAATAA
- a CDS encoding ABC transporter permease, with the protein MNWWKRLSINPLARIGAIFIGILYGLTIFAGFITPYSMYDAPKNSALLPPTQIYWHNQQGEYIGAHVYPTTQGAVDFETGDRKLIVDFSKPSRILIFHYGHLFSTTGEGRLNLLGTDDQGRDQFTRLLYGGRVSLFIGIIGTSISFAVGCLVGGISGYFGGLLDSFLMRLVEVIMSVPSIYLLVALAAILDKNPFTQLPFTNAERFILITVIISFVQWAGLARIIRNQVLSIKEEQFVTAAIATGADSLRIITRHILPQTSSFIVISATLAIPSFIVSESVLSLIGLGIQPPDPSWGNMLSLATNASVIILQPWLIWSPAVLIILTVLSFNLLGDGLRDALDPKNLKG; encoded by the coding sequence ATGAACTGGTGGAAGCGACTGAGTATAAATCCCCTTGCGCGCATTGGGGCGATCTTCATCGGCATTTTGTATGGATTAACCATTTTTGCAGGGTTTATTACCCCCTACAGTATGTACGATGCTCCCAAAAATAGTGCGTTGCTACCACCCACTCAAATCTATTGGCATAATCAGCAAGGGGAATATATTGGTGCCCATGTTTATCCCACAACCCAAGGTGCAGTTGATTTTGAGACGGGGGATCGCAAACTCATAGTAGATTTTTCTAAACCTTCACGCATTCTCATATTTCACTATGGACACCTCTTTAGCACCACAGGGGAAGGACGCTTAAATTTATTAGGAACCGACGATCAGGGGCGAGATCAGTTCACCCGCTTGCTTTATGGTGGCAGAGTCAGTTTATTTATTGGCATTATTGGTACGAGTATTTCCTTTGCGGTCGGATGCTTAGTTGGTGGGATTTCGGGATATTTTGGCGGTCTCCTTGATTCTTTCCTGATGCGCTTAGTGGAAGTAATTATGTCTGTACCTTCCATCTATCTATTAGTGGCACTGGCAGCTATCTTGGATAAGAATCCATTCACCCAGTTGCCCTTTACGAATGCTGAACGATTTATTTTAATTACGGTCATTATTTCCTTTGTCCAATGGGCAGGCTTAGCAAGGATTATCCGCAATCAGGTACTATCTATTAAAGAAGAGCAATTTGTAACGGCGGCGATCGCTACGGGTGCTGACTCATTGAGAATTATTACTCGCCATATTCTGCCCCAAACTTCCAGCTTTATTGTAATTTCCGCAACCTTAGCTATTCCTAGTTTTATCGTTTCTGAATCGGTTTTAAGCTTGATTGGATTGGGAATTCAGCCTCCCGATCCATCTTGGGGCAATATGCTGTCCTTGGCTACTAATGCGTCAGTAATCATTTTACAGCCTTGGTTAATTTGGTCACCCGCAGTGTTAATTATTCTTACGGTACTTTCCTTTAATCTGCTTGGGGATGGATTAAGAGATGCCTTAGACCCCAAAAACTTAAAAGGCTAA
- the atzF gene encoding allophanate hydrolase, producing the protein MFKLLDLDNFCLDLQSLRAKYLTNEVSPVQVIELIYDRLDALSNNSIWITLRSRESVIASAQALSGEDINNLPLFGIPFAVKDNIDVLDLPTTAACPAFSYNPSHNATVVERLIQAGAIVIGKTNLDQFATGLVGTRSPYGACQNAFNPDFISGGSSSGSAITVAKGLVSFALGTDTAGSGRVPAAFNNLVGLKPSRGLISTTGVFPACRTLDCVSIFALNTSDAEEVMAIAAAFDPTDSYSRSIPIEMTTKAANLSSSFRFGVPSELNFFGDTQYEQLYAQSLVQLEKIGGIPVKIDFTPFQKTAQLVYAGAWVVERYTALKLFLANHEQEILPVLQTILKTALNYSASDVFTDFYRLAELRQQTSLEWRRHSLDILALPTTGTIYRIAEIEANPIELNTNLGYYTNFVNLLDFAAIALPAGFRDDGLPFGITLIAPAFSDPYLCALGKRYEQIYSPHL; encoded by the coding sequence ATGTTCAAACTTTTAGATTTAGATAATTTCTGCCTTGATTTACAATCCCTCAGAGCTAAATACCTCACTAATGAAGTTTCTCCAGTTCAAGTGATTGAATTAATCTACGATCGCCTTGATGCTTTGTCTAATAACTCCATCTGGATTACCTTGCGATCGCGGGAATCAGTAATTGCCTCGGCCCAAGCTCTTAGCGGAGAAGATATAAACAATCTCCCCCTATTTGGAATTCCCTTTGCAGTCAAAGATAATATTGATGTACTGGATTTGCCTACTACTGCTGCTTGTCCTGCTTTTAGTTATAATCCCAGTCATAATGCCACTGTAGTCGAGCGATTAATACAGGCTGGAGCTATTGTCATTGGTAAAACTAACCTAGACCAATTTGCCACAGGATTGGTGGGAACCCGATCGCCTTACGGAGCTTGTCAGAATGCCTTTAATCCCGATTTTATTAGTGGTGGTTCCAGTTCAGGTTCAGCGATCACCGTTGCCAAAGGTTTAGTGAGTTTTGCCCTTGGTACAGATACGGCTGGTTCGGGGCGAGTTCCTGCGGCTTTTAATAATCTTGTGGGACTAAAACCAAGCAGAGGATTAATTAGTACAACTGGGGTCTTTCCAGCTTGCCGTACCTTGGATTGTGTGTCAATTTTTGCTTTAAATACTAGTGATGCTGAAGAGGTCATGGCGATCGCTGCTGCATTCGATCCCACGGATAGCTACTCTCGCTCGATACCCATAGAAATGACTACCAAAGCTGCAAATTTATCTTCAAGTTTTCGATTTGGGGTACCCAGTGAACTAAACTTTTTTGGTGATACTCAGTATGAACAGCTATATGCCCAAAGCCTAGTCCAATTGGAAAAAATTGGGGGAATTCCAGTAAAAATTGACTTTACTCCATTTCAAAAGACGGCACAGCTTGTATATGCAGGAGCTTGGGTGGTGGAGCGATATACAGCCCTCAAATTATTTCTCGCTAACCATGAGCAGGAAATTTTACCTGTACTGCAAACTATTCTAAAAACTGCCTTAAACTACTCCGCCAGTGATGTATTTACGGACTTTTACCGATTAGCCGAACTCCGTCAACAGACAAGTCTAGAATGGCGTAGGCATAGCCTTGATATATTAGCTCTCCCCACCACAGGGACAATCTACCGCATTGCCGAAATAGAGGCAAATCCCATAGAGTTAAATACCAATCTGGGCTACTACACTAATTTTGTTAATTTGCTTGATTTCGCAGCGATCGCCTTACCCGCAGGATTTCGAGATGATGGTTTACCCTTTGGTATTACTTTAATTGCCCCTGCTTTTTCCGATCCATACCTTTGTGCGTTAGGAAAACGGTACGAGCAGATTTATTCACCTCATCTTTAA
- a CDS encoding DUF2779 domain-containing protein — translation MSKLIYLSKSDFRIAKSCPTKLYYKKLGYPQNQEENYGFSFSALIITKIAQLLYKNGIEISVNTEDEDGVISGINETNIKLQEKNITLFKPLIYHQNKLARLDILAKRDHKFDLIYIKPRAIDIKYKPLLRNKKDGKINSIWKGYLEDITFQVYILSELLASLNDQNNQFEINTYLCLPIKDKLCLSCLGSNFSIFSDYESKNKSDYKIEYLGNIEELKKDHILQFINVNREIEELKEKVIRNTNNYLESIVNGFHKIPTPINKNCKNCEFRLDQLTNSSNADTRNGFNECWNHSHPQNDHILDLYQVAKIGEYNNPLINTLIAEGKSSLYDIPIETLDHHSFKTRQIIQIKHTKKNQEWISEQLAETINTWNYPLHFIDFETCRLDIAYDQTIRPNEQLAFQWSCHTISTPTSECINTSFIDISGEFPNFKFAEALMEHIGNCGTVLIWGTHEKSVLKDIYAQVSHYQYDNQRLSLWLESLIFDSELPLDPALNLKLIDMNNLTLKYYFHPLMKGRTSLKSVLPAIWKTNSYLHQMPWLSHYLQRDQSGKILNPYETLPELEIDQKYQVIKDGSGAMLAYQQILYSPFKHDPAIRAKWEILLKQYCCLDTLAMVIIWTHWQYLIAQDYCSNQAIISASDSP, via the coding sequence ATGTCTAAACTTATTTATCTTTCTAAGTCAGACTTCAGAATTGCTAAAAGCTGCCCCACCAAACTATATTACAAGAAACTGGGATACCCTCAAAATCAAGAAGAAAATTATGGTTTTTCCTTTAGTGCTTTAATTATTACTAAAATAGCTCAACTACTCTACAAGAATGGGATAGAAATTTCGGTAAATACTGAAGATGAAGATGGAGTTATTTCTGGTATTAATGAAACTAATATTAAGCTACAAGAGAAAAATATTACTCTATTTAAACCCTTAATTTATCATCAAAATAAGCTGGCTAGATTGGATATTCTAGCTAAAAGAGATCATAAATTTGATTTAATATATATTAAGCCTAGAGCAATTGATATAAAATATAAACCTCTGTTACGAAATAAAAAAGATGGCAAAATCAATTCAATTTGGAAAGGATACTTAGAAGATATTACATTCCAAGTCTATATTTTATCTGAGTTATTAGCTAGTTTGAATGATCAAAATAATCAATTTGAGATTAATACTTATTTATGTCTGCCGATCAAGGATAAACTATGTTTAAGTTGTTTAGGTTCAAATTTCTCTATTTTCTCTGATTATGAATCTAAGAACAAATCTGATTATAAAATTGAATATTTAGGTAATATTGAAGAATTAAAAAAAGATCATATTTTACAATTTATCAATGTAAATCGGGAGATCGAAGAATTAAAAGAAAAAGTTATCAGAAATACAAACAACTACCTAGAAAGTATAGTTAATGGTTTTCATAAAATCCCCACACCTATTAATAAGAATTGCAAGAATTGTGAATTTAGACTCGATCAGTTAACTAATAGCTCAAATGCAGATACCAGAAATGGATTTAATGAGTGTTGGAATCATAGCCATCCTCAAAATGATCATATTCTCGATCTATATCAAGTTGCTAAAATCGGTGAATATAATAATCCTTTAATTAATACTTTAATTGCTGAAGGTAAATCTAGTCTCTATGATATTCCTATTGAAACTTTAGATCATCACAGCTTTAAAACCAGACAAATCATTCAAATTAAACACACCAAAAAAAATCAAGAATGGATTTCTGAGCAGTTAGCGGAAACTATTAATACTTGGAATTATCCTTTACATTTTATTGATTTTGAAACCTGTCGCTTAGATATTGCCTATGATCAAACAATTCGCCCTAACGAGCAACTGGCGTTTCAATGGAGTTGTCATACAATTAGTACCCCCACTTCTGAATGTATAAACACAAGCTTTATTGATATTAGTGGTGAATTTCCTAACTTTAAGTTTGCCGAAGCACTAATGGAGCATATCGGTAACTGTGGCACGGTTTTAATTTGGGGAACCCATGAAAAAAGTGTGCTTAAAGATATTTACGCTCAAGTTTCCCACTATCAATATGACAATCAACGCCTATCCCTATGGCTAGAAAGTTTGATTTTTGATTCTGAGTTGCCATTAGACCCAGCCTTAAATCTAAAGTTAATTGATATGAATAATTTGACTTTAAAGTATTATTTCCATCCGTTGATGAAGGGAAGAACTTCACTTAAATCTGTCTTACCAGCAATCTGGAAAACTAATAGTTATTTACACCAAATGCCTTGGTTATCTCATTACTTGCAACGAGATCAATCGGGTAAAATTCTTAATCCCTACGAAACTTTACCCGAACTTGAAATTGATCAAAAGTATCAAGTGATCAAAGATGGTAGTGGAGCTATGCTTGCCTACCAGCAAATTCTTTACAGCCCCTTCAAGCATGATCCAGCTATTCGTGCTAAGTGGGAAATATTGCTTAAACAATACTGTTGCCTTGATACTTTAGCAATGGTGATTATTTGGACGCATTGGCAATACTTAATTGCTCAGGATTACTGCTCTAACCAAGCAATCATATCGGCTTCAGATTCTCCATAG